The genomic interval GATGTATATGAGCGGCTATTGGAGAAACGGAGCTATTTTGCATACGGCAATCGGCGGTATTGATATGGCATTATGGGATATAAAAGGGAAGGAAGCGGGATTGCCAGTCTATCAATTGCTCGGCGGAGCAAGCCGCGCGGCTGTTCCTTGTTATGGACATGCAGGGGGATCGGATATTTCCGAGCTCAAAGAGGATGTGCAGCGTTTTATGGAGGAGGGCTATACCGTCATCCGCGTGCAGATGGGCGGGTATGGGGGAGGCGGCTTCATTAATGCTGACAAAGCGAACCTGCCCGAGCGTGCTTGGACAAAAGGTCCGGTGTTTGACGAGCAGGCTTATTTGAATGCCATCCCGAACATGTTCGAGCAATTGCGGTCAGCGTTTGGCATGGGTATCCAGTTTACGCATGATGTACATGAGCATCTGTCGCCTATCAATGCGATTCAGCTGGCGAAGCGGGTTGAGCCCTATGGTCTGTTCTTTCTTGAAGATGCGCTCGCACCGGAGCAAATTGGCTGGTATCGCCATCTTCGTCAGCAGAGCGCAACGCCGCAGGCGGTTGGCGAGCTGTTCGTGAATCCGCAGGAGTGGACGGAGCTAGTCAAGGAGAGGCTGATCGATTTCATTCGCGTTCGCGTCTCGAAAGCTGGGGGCATAACGCCATGCCGCAAAATAGCAGCGCTGTGCGAAGCATTTGGCGTGCGTACCGCGTGGCAGGAAGGCGGAGAGAATGATCCCGTTAACCAAGCAGCGGCGGTACATCTTGATATGGCGATATGGAATTTCGGCATTCAGGAAGTGAACCATTTTAGAGCGGAAGAGCTTGATGCCTTTGAGGGGCATATC from Paenibacillus sp. FSL K6-3182 carries:
- a CDS encoding enolase C-terminal domain-like protein, translated to MAKITGIKCIRTRKNGTWTIVKVMTDQDGLYGLGSASDVYNPEAVVQVIEQLLAPLLIGKDAANIEDLWQTMYMSGYWRNGAILHTAIGGIDMALWDIKGKEAGLPVYQLLGGASRAAVPCYGHAGGSDISELKEDVQRFMEEGYTVIRVQMGGYGGGGFINADKANLPERAWTKGPVFDEQAYLNAIPNMFEQLRSAFGMGIQFTHDVHEHLSPINAIQLAKRVEPYGLFFLEDALAPEQIGWYRHLRQQSATPQAVGELFVNPQEWTELVKERLIDFIRVRVSKAGGITPCRKIAALCEAFGVRTAWQEGGENDPVNQAAAVHLDMAIWNFGIQEVNHFRAEELDAFEGHIVRKGGYLYPSNKPGLGIELDELKAQLLVGDNWNRSAYHNPYHLDRKADGTLVRP